In the genome of Actinobacillus genomosp. 1, the window TGACAAGTTTCTTCGAGATAAATCGAATTAACAGGCTGTCCGTTAGCATCGGTTTGAAAAGTCACTAGCCGCTGACCGAGCCATTTATTACAAAATTCACGGACTTCCGTTTCATTATGCACTAATTTTACCCCGCCGGCTTTGCCTCTGCCGCCGGCATGAACTTGGCATTTTGCCGCCCATATTTCTCCGGCTAAGGAGTGAATAGCCGAAACCGCCTCATCAATAGAATGGCAAACGATACCTTTATTAACGGGAAGTTGATATTGTGAAAAAATTTGTTTTGCTTGATATTCGTGTAGATTCATAAAATTTCCTGTATAGGATAATTATTAGGATTGTATCCAAGAATTTAATTCATCTACTATAAAAAAGCAAACGGTAAAATACGGATTTATAAGCAAAAAATCACAAAAAGAAGACCGCTTGCAAAGCTATTCTTTTGCGAGAGATTATGAAGAGGTCGGTAAGTTAAATATTTGATGAATCACATCCGCCAATTTTTCTAACATCTCAAAACGTTTACGATACATAGAACGTTTGTTGCTCGGTACATCCGTTAAATCTTTATCTAAAGTCAGCGGTAATTGCCAGTATTCTTGGCGTAATCCGCCCGATTCCTTAAACAAGGTATCATAATTGACGGTATAACGTTTACTTTGAATAAAACGTGACTTATTTTGATATTTATGCGGAATCCCTAATAGAGAATAACCAAGCGTATCAGCCAACAACTTCATCACTTCAATTAATAAATACGCCGGACGTAAACCGTGGCATTGCTTTGTTAAATATTTAACCAAGTCTTTAGCATTTTCCGTATTAGCTCCTTGAATGACACCGATAAGCAATGATTGCGCTATTTTACCGAATGTCAGCAAATAAACGACTTGTCGGCTGCTTTTTTGGCGTAACTCTAACGCCCAAAAGCCTTCCATCGCTTGATATTCATTGATATTTAAGCGTATTTCAAAATCAGGAATAACTTCACCAAAGTTAATAGGTTTTACCCAAAGCGGCGGAAGATGATATTGCGCTAATTTTTGTGGCAAAAAGGTAAGATTGTCACATACAATTTCTAAGCGTTTTTCCGCATTAAATCGTTTATCCAAGAAACGATGAATTACCGGATAACTATAATTCGGATAAGCTCGAAGTAACTCGGAAAATTCAGGGTGTTGATTTACAAACCGACTAAATTTTTTAACTTGAACGCTATGTAAGACGGAACGTAACCAAAAACGAAAACGTTTTAGTCGATAAGACTTATGGGGTTGATCGGGATAAATGACATTGGGAGTCGGATAACAGTAAGCCATAAACTTTGATTTCAGTACGTATATTTAATATCGTTATCATAACATAAATTTACATAGCTTACAAAGTTGATTTTGGATAAGTATCCTTCAAAAAAATAACCGCTTGCGGAAAATAACAAGCGGTTAGAAAAAGTCTAAAATTTGCAACTAGATTTCAAGTAATAAGCGAGTCGGATCTTCTAATAAATCTCTTACCGCCACGAGGAAACCTACCGATTCACGACCGTCAATCAAACGGTGATCATAAGAGAGCGCAAGATACATCATCGGGCGAATCACCACTTGTCCATTTACCGCAACGGGACGATCTTTAATCGCATGCATACCTAAAATCGCACTTTGCGGCGGGTTGATAATCGGAGTGGACATCAACGAACCGAATACACCACCGTTGGTAATCGTGAAGTTACCGCCGGTTAAATCTTCTACGGTTAATTTACCGTCACGACCTTTTTCAGCAAGTGCTTTAATGGTTTTTTCAATATCCGCCATCGATAATTTATCACAGTTACGAATAACCGGAGTGACTAAGCCGCGAGGGGTTGAAACCGCAATGCTAATGTCAAAGTAGTTGTGATATACCACATCGTCACCGTCAATCGAAGCATTGATTTCCGGATAACGTTTTAACGCTTCCACAACCGCTTTAATATAGAATGACATAAAGCCTAAACGCACGCCGTGTTGTTTTTCAAATTTCTCACCGTAAGTTTTACGCAATGTCATAATCGGCTGCATATCCACTTCATTGAATGTGGTTAGCATTGCGGTGGTATTTTTTGCTTCTAACAAACGTTCAGCGATACGTTTACGTAAACGTGTCATCGGAACACGTTTTTCGCTACGTGCCGAATAAGCTACGGTACTTACCGTACTGTGTTCACTTACCATCGCTTGTTTGTTTTCTTGAGACTTGCGTTGTGCTAGGTAGTGTTCGATATCTTCACGAGTGATTCGACCGCCTACACCGGTACCTTTTACTAAATGCGCTTCAATATTATGTTCCGCCAATAAGCGACGAATAGCAGGGCCTTGAGAGTCCGCATCGGAATGATCATATTCGATTGCCGCGGATTTACGATCAGCCGGAGTCGCCTCATTAGCCGGTTTGATGGTTTCTTGAGTAAAATCACCCGCTTGAACGGTTGAGATTTTTCCAAGTAATTGTGTAGAGGTAACGGTTGCGCCTTGCGCCTGACTGATTTCCGATAGTACACCGTCATTAGGTGCCGGTACTTCTAAGACGACTTTATCCGTTTCAATTTCAACAAGTACTTCGTCACGTTTAACCGTATCGCCGACTTGTTTATGCCAAGTTGCAACGGTCGCATCCGCAACGGATTCGGGTAGCACGGGAGTTAAAATTTCAATAGTCATGGTTTAGTTCCTTTCTTAATTCGCCGGTATAAGTTTTTACTTGCACCGATAATTGAGTAAGCGGTCATTTTTAGAAGATTCTTTGTAAAAATATATTAAAAACGAACCGCTTGTTTTAAAGCTTGCAGGTAAGTTACCTACGTTGTTTAGTTAAATCGTTAAAGCATCATCGACAAGTTGTTTCTGTTGCTGAGTATGTAAAGAGGTATAACCTACCGCCGGAGAAGCCGAAGCAGGGCGACCTGCATAAGTTAATTTGGCTTTTTCAGGAATTGAAGCTTCAAAATTATGTTTGCTGCAATACCATGCACCTTGGTTTTGCGGTTCTTCTTGGCACCAAACAAAATCTTTTACGTGAGCGTAAGGTTCAAGCACTTTTTTCATCTCTTCGTACGGGAACGGATAAAGTTGTTCGATACGAATAATCGCTACGTCGGTTTGTTCGTTTTGACGGCGTTGTTCGAGTAAATCGTAATAAACTTTACCGGAACACATAACTACACGTTTTACTTTTTGGGCATGAATATTACTGTCGGTTTCGCCGATAACATTCTGGAATTCGCCTTCAATCAGTTCTTCGAGAGAAGAAACCGCTAATGGATGGCGTAACAATGATTTCGGTGTAATCGCTACTAGCGGACGACGCATTTTACGAATCGCTTGACGACGTAACATATGGTAAGCCTGCGCCGGTGTACTCGGTACACAGACTTGTATATTTTGTTGCGCACAAAGCTGTAGGTAACGTTCTAATCTTGCTGAAGAGTGTTCCGGACCTTGACCTTCGTAACCGTGCGGAAGTAACATCACTAGCCCGCACATTCTGCCCCATTTTTGTTCGCCGGAACTGATAAATTGGTCGATCACAATTTGTGCGCCGTTGGCAAAGTCACCGAATTGCGCTTCCCAAATCGTTAATGTTTTCGGATCGGTTGTCGCATAACCGTATTCAAAGGCTAATACCGCTTCTTCGGAAAGTACCGAATCCCACACTTCAAAACGTCCTTGATTAGCATGTAAATGCGCAAGCGGTACGTAGCCTGTACCATCATTTTGGTTATGTACGACCGCATGACGGTGGAAGAACGTACCGCGACCGGCATCTTCGCCTGATAGACGCACGTGCGTACCTTCATCTAATAAGGTTGCGTATGCCATAGTTTCCGCCATACCCCAATCCAGCAGTTTTTTACCTTCATACATCTCTTTACGGTCACTATAGATTTTTTCGACGCGAGAATGCGGACGTAAACTTTCAGGGTATTCGCATACGCGTTTGGCTAAGGTATGGAAACGATCTGACGGGAATTTGCTCTCATAAGGTGCGGTCCAGTCATAGTTGAGGTATTGTAACCAATCCACTGCCGCCATATCCATTTCACGCCATTCAGGCACGACACGATCACCGTTATCCAGCGCATCACGGTAATTATTCATTATTTCGGTAGCTTGATCTTGGTTTAATACGCCTTCGGCAACCAAACGATCCGCATAGACTTTACGAGGGGTAGGATGTTTTTTGATAATGCTATACATCATCGGCTGTGTAGCTAACGGCTCATCGGCTTCGTTATGACCGTGACGTCGATAAGAAATAAGATCAATAAAAATATCTCGTTTGAATAAGGTACGATATTCCACCGCCATACGAGCGGCGAATGCGACCGCTTCCGGATCATCACCGTTCACATGAATAATCGGTGCTTGAATCATTTTGGCAATATCGGTACAAAATTCGGTTGAACGAGTGTCGTTCGGGTTAGAGGTGGTAAAACCGATCTGGTTGTTGATCACGATACGAATAGTACCGCCTACCTTATAACCTCGTGCATTCGACATATTTAAGGTTTCTTGCACCACACCTTGACCGGCAACCGCAGAGTCACCGTGTACGGTAACGGCCAATACTTTATTATGTTCGGTATCGCGGATACGTTCTTGACGTGCACGAACCGAACCGATAACTACCGGGCTGACGATTTCTAAATGCGACGGGTTAAAGGCAAGGGTTAAATGTACACGTTCGCCGTCCACATCGAAATCGGACGAGAAGCCTTGATGATATTTTACGTCACCGGTACGGTTATCGTCGGCGTGTTTACCTGCAAATTCATCAAATAATTCCGCCGGTCTTTTACCGAGTACGTTTACTAACATATTTAAACGTCCGCGGTGCGCCATACCCATTACCACGTCTTTCATACCTTGGCGACCCGCATGGCGAATGATTTCTTTCATCATTGGAATGAATGCGTCGCTACCTTCGAGTGAGAAACGTTTTGCACCGGGGAATTTCGCACCTAAGTAACGTTCGAGTCCGTCGGCAGCGGTTAATTCGGTAAGTAAATTGACTTTTTCAGCGTGAGTAAACAACGGTTTATTTAAGGTACTTTCAATTTTAGCTTGTAACCAGTTGCGTTGTTCCATATCTTGCACGTGCATAAACTCTAAACCGATTGTGCCTAAATAGGTTTGTTTTAATGCAGCGGCAAGCTCACCGAATTTCATGGTTTCTTTGCCATAGACATACTTACCGATTGTAACGGTTTCGTTCAGATCCGCATCGGTAAAGCCGTGATGGTGATAATCAAGTTCGGGTACGACGGATGTTTTCCAACGATAATAATTGATTGGGTCGAGTTTTGCTTCCAAATATCCGCGGAAACGATGAGCGTTAATCCATTGTAATAGACGAACTTGTTTTGCGCTGGCTTCCGGATCAATCACGGTAACGGATTCGGGGACGT includes:
- a CDS encoding VirK/YbjX family protein → MAYCYPTPNVIYPDQPHKSYRLKRFRFWLRSVLHSVQVKKFSRFVNQHPEFSELLRAYPNYSYPVIHRFLDKRFNAEKRLEIVCDNLTFLPQKLAQYHLPPLWVKPINFGEVIPDFEIRLNINEYQAMEGFWALELRQKSSRQVVYLLTFGKIAQSLLIGVIQGANTENAKDLVKYLTKQCHGLRPAYLLIEVMKLLADTLGYSLLGIPHKYQNKSRFIQSKRYTVNYDTLFKESGGLRQEYWQLPLTLDKDLTDVPSNKRSMYRKRFEMLEKLADVIHQIFNLPTSS
- the odhB gene encoding 2-oxoglutarate dehydrogenase complex dihydrolipoyllysine-residue succinyltransferase; the protein is MTIEILTPVLPESVADATVATWHKQVGDTVKRDEVLVEIETDKVVLEVPAPNDGVLSEISQAQGATVTSTQLLGKISTVQAGDFTQETIKPANEATPADRKSAAIEYDHSDADSQGPAIRRLLAEHNIEAHLVKGTGVGGRITREDIEHYLAQRKSQENKQAMVSEHSTVSTVAYSARSEKRVPMTRLRKRIAERLLEAKNTTAMLTTFNEVDMQPIMTLRKTYGEKFEKQHGVRLGFMSFYIKAVVEALKRYPEINASIDGDDVVYHNYFDISIAVSTPRGLVTPVIRNCDKLSMADIEKTIKALAEKGRDGKLTVEDLTGGNFTITNGGVFGSLMSTPIINPPQSAILGMHAIKDRPVAVNGQVVIRPMMYLALSYDHRLIDGRESVGFLVAVRDLLEDPTRLLLEI
- the sucA gene encoding 2-oxoglutarate dehydrogenase E1 component; protein product: MQHKNFEDWLASSPFGGSNQAYVEEIYEQYLENPANVDASWRAIFDTLPKTQVVEQPHSQVRDYFRKLARENVPESVTVIDPEASAKQVRLLQWINAHRFRGYLEAKLDPINYYRWKTSVVPELDYHHHGFTDADLNETVTIGKYVYGKETMKFGELAAALKQTYLGTIGLEFMHVQDMEQRNWLQAKIESTLNKPLFTHAEKVNLLTELTAADGLERYLGAKFPGAKRFSLEGSDAFIPMMKEIIRHAGRQGMKDVVMGMAHRGRLNMLVNVLGKRPAELFDEFAGKHADDNRTGDVKYHQGFSSDFDVDGERVHLTLAFNPSHLEIVSPVVIGSVRARQERIRDTEHNKVLAVTVHGDSAVAGQGVVQETLNMSNARGYKVGGTIRIVINNQIGFTTSNPNDTRSTEFCTDIAKMIQAPIIHVNGDDPEAVAFAARMAVEYRTLFKRDIFIDLISYRRHGHNEADEPLATQPMMYSIIKKHPTPRKVYADRLVAEGVLNQDQATEIMNNYRDALDNGDRVVPEWREMDMAAVDWLQYLNYDWTAPYESKFPSDRFHTLAKRVCEYPESLRPHSRVEKIYSDRKEMYEGKKLLDWGMAETMAYATLLDEGTHVRLSGEDAGRGTFFHRHAVVHNQNDGTGYVPLAHLHANQGRFEVWDSVLSEEAVLAFEYGYATTDPKTLTIWEAQFGDFANGAQIVIDQFISSGEQKWGRMCGLVMLLPHGYEGQGPEHSSARLERYLQLCAQQNIQVCVPSTPAQAYHMLRRQAIRKMRRPLVAITPKSLLRHPLAVSSLEELIEGEFQNVIGETDSNIHAQKVKRVVMCSGKVYYDLLEQRRQNEQTDVAIIRIEQLYPFPYEEMKKVLEPYAHVKDFVWCQEEPQNQGAWYCSKHNFEASIPEKAKLTYAGRPASASPAVGYTSLHTQQQKQLVDDALTI